In the genome of Pediococcus claussenii ATCC BAA-344, one region contains:
- a CDS encoding two-component system regulatory protein YycI, whose translation MNFKRIEIIFIIVFAFLDAFLVFSFWQNESGIRTSSNSDKNATILSEMRNDQISFSPLSNKTLRGYYASGEIDNVFRDTKQLAGQTTRVSNGILTSNLSTPISISIKNPSQTLDDFVDNPSNIILGSKYRYNSHLSNGSQVVYTQHVDGHSVYSHFGELVFNVNNNGLVTGYTQGYISNVAPLREESDLISQARAVTWLYQYNEIPNDSKIEWADLGYTHLLDGNNGLVYVPTWVIGVKSKNNPNVQIKRIDAFTGMIMKHDSQTTVTDSENENSAASDVTETIGAPAGSSATSTVASDNATSSSNTVVRSRSERMNSVR comes from the coding sequence ATGAATTTTAAAAGGATTGAAATAATCTTTATCATTGTTTTTGCATTTTTGGATGCATTTTTGGTGTTTTCTTTTTGGCAAAATGAGTCAGGAATTAGAACTTCATCGAACTCTGATAAAAATGCTACAATTCTAAGCGAAATGCGGAATGACCAAATTTCATTTTCCCCTCTTTCTAATAAAACGTTAAGGGGTTACTATGCTAGTGGAGAAATTGATAATGTATTTCGTGATACTAAACAATTAGCAGGACAAACAACACGTGTTTCAAACGGTATTTTGACGAGTAATTTATCAACTCCAATATCAATTTCGATTAAAAACCCGAGTCAGACCCTAGATGACTTTGTTGATAATCCAAGTAATATTATTCTTGGTTCGAAATATCGATATAACAGTCATCTTTCAAATGGAAGTCAGGTTGTTTATACGCAACATGTCGATGGTCATTCAGTCTATTCCCATTTTGGTGAGCTAGTTTTCAATGTTAATAATAATGGATTAGTCACGGGTTACACCCAGGGATATATATCTAATGTAGCACCTCTGAGGGAAGAATCAGATTTAATTAGTCAAGCACGAGCTGTTACATGGCTTTATCAGTATAACGAAATTCCAAATGATTCTAAAATTGAATGGGCAGACCTAGGGTATACTCATTTACTTGATGGTAATAATGGTTTAGTATATGTCCCAACATGGGTGATTGGTGTTAAAAGTAAGAATAATCCCAATGTCCAAATTAAACGTATTGATGCATTCACAGGTATGATTATGAAACATGATAGTCAGACAACTGTTACTGATTCTGAGAACGAAAATTCAGCAGCGTCAGATGTGACAGAGACAATTGGAGCGCCGGCCGGATCTTCAGCAACTTCAACGGTTGCTTCGGATAACGCTACATCGTCGTCGAATACTGTTGTGAGAAGCCGGAGTGAACGAATGAATAGCGTTCGCTGA
- a CDS encoding YycH family regulatory protein, with translation MRRTRFRVFFRHAFLTVLALASMALSWLIWTNPARYERSHQQVTSEKVQSDQATREMSDVVTPTQVVYSNGEQKQSTVSNTKINLSHMIASKVGTWKMKNIRLVVKGNKERYLDYATDAKSVMLKYEDNITGDIFNETFNQSLKMSDQFGRILIPLDRGGQIYLLNDENYNVYQIDVTNQDLTSIKSLVKKANIRNNVKEEILNHSLITMYQDTVDAPYYSYQLNKLNSNLFVSNLLSAADSGSTNSKKTKEGTVYTDGRNSKRLVIRDNGTVQFNDSTRGTNSSNDLRTRIENSFSQLRELGVPLDNMRYFNYISNDNQIVFRSFVEGYPIFNKDDLGTVRVSGNNNDRQTDFSIYNLEIPMPAQKKSVSLPDTKTTLNQLQASGFDMDEVDGIQIGYTWEGNVKTDSSVNLVPSWYVHYKNKWVVVQNSNN, from the coding sequence ATGAGAAGAACTAGATTTAGGGTATTCTTTAGACATGCTTTTTTAACGGTATTAGCACTGGCAAGTATGGCCCTTTCATGGCTAATATGGACTAATCCAGCACGTTATGAGAGATCACATCAACAAGTTACTAGCGAGAAAGTACAATCTGATCAAGCAACGCGTGAAATGAGCGATGTGGTAACTCCAACACAAGTGGTGTATTCCAATGGTGAACAAAAACAGAGTACAGTTAGTAATACAAAAATTAATTTATCACATATGATTGCCAGTAAAGTTGGAACCTGGAAAATGAAAAATATTCGTTTGGTGGTTAAGGGCAACAAAGAACGTTATTTGGATTATGCAACTGATGCGAAAAGTGTGATGCTTAAGTATGAAGACAACATTACTGGCGATATTTTTAATGAAACATTTAATCAAAGTTTAAAAATGTCAGACCAGTTTGGTAGGATATTAATCCCGCTTGATAGAGGGGGACAGATTTATTTATTGAACGATGAAAACTACAATGTTTATCAAATTGATGTTACCAATCAAGATTTAACTTCGATTAAGTCATTGGTAAAAAAGGCAAATATTCGAAACAATGTTAAAGAAGAGATATTAAATCATAGTTTGATTACCATGTACCAAGATACAGTGGACGCTCCTTATTATAGTTATCAGTTGAATAAGTTGAATAGTAATTTATTCGTTTCAAACTTGTTATCGGCTGCTGATTCAGGTTCAACTAACAGTAAGAAAACAAAAGAGGGAACAGTTTATACTGACGGTAGAAACAGTAAACGATTAGTTATAAGAGATAATGGAACAGTTCAGTTTAACGACTCAACTCGGGGAACTAATTCCTCCAATGATTTGCGCACACGAATTGAGAACAGTTTTTCTCAGTTACGGGAATTGGGAGTACCATTGGATAACATGAGATATTTTAATTATATTAGCAACGATAACCAAATAGTTTTTCGAAGCTTTGTAGAAGGATACCCTATTTTTAATAAAGACGACCTTGGTACGGTGAGAGTTAGTGGAAATAATAATGATCGCCAAACCGATTTTTCAATATATAACCTAGAAATACCAATGCCAGCGCAGAAAAAGAGTGTTAGCCTACCAGATACTAAGACAACATTGAACCAGTTACAGGCAAGTGGATTTGACATGGATGAGGTAGATGGTATTCAAATTGGATATACATGGGAAGGCAATGTAAAGACCGACTCTAGCGTTAATTTAGTTCCGAGTTGGTACGTACACTATAAGAATAAGTGGGTAGTAGTACAAAATTCAAATAACTAA
- the walK gene encoding cell wall metabolism sensor histidine kinase WalK — MKKRTPFFKSINFKIALVFAMLLVVTLEVFGVIFVRQLETQNLNQFKSQVQLQPYVDNAIIDQLERSNTGKANHQIQQIISSGNNQNISEIRVIDNKGIIRGTSDANDQAIVGQKSTDRNVKSVIYNTRTYQQVSYNRANNTRYFISIVPLINTQGTTNNLVGVVYLRAHLESVYQNVNNITLIFVVAALIAITVGLILAILIAGAITRPIEEMRQRTMQIARGDYSGHVQIYGDDELGQLAEAVNNLSVRVEEAQESTESERRRLDSVLGYMTDGVIAADRRGKITIVNEMATDFLDVNADQVIGQSILDVLKLRDKYNLRDLFENQEQEVLDLSEEGKDLILHASFALIQRESGFISGLVCVLHDVTEQQKIDEDRKQFVSNVSHELRTPLTSMKSYIEALVDGAWKDPEVAPNFLKVTQDETDRMMRMINDLLNLSRMDSGTAKLDLEFVNLNELFSHILDRFDMILKSSDKPEKMYSIKRDFTKRDIWVEVDTDKIQQVLDNIMNNAIKYSPDGGVITCRLLETHNHVILSISDQGLGIPKDALPHVFDRFYRVDKARSRAQGGTGLGLAISKEVIQMHGGRIWVESKEEVGSTFYISLPYEPFEEGDAWE, encoded by the coding sequence ATGAAAAAAAGAACACCATTTTTTAAGTCAATTAATTTTAAAATAGCTCTAGTGTTTGCAATGTTATTAGTTGTAACGTTGGAAGTCTTTGGGGTTATTTTTGTGCGCCAACTTGAAACTCAAAATTTAAATCAGTTTAAAAGCCAAGTACAGTTACAACCATATGTTGATAATGCGATCATTGACCAGCTTGAACGCAGTAATACTGGTAAAGCTAACCATCAAATTCAACAAATTATTAGTAGTGGAAATAATCAAAATATTTCAGAAATAAGAGTTATTGATAATAAAGGAATTATTCGTGGTACGAGTGATGCCAATGATCAGGCAATTGTTGGGCAAAAATCAACTGATCGAAATGTCAAAAGTGTAATTTATAATACGAGAACTTACCAACAAGTTTCGTATAATCGCGCCAATAATACCCGTTACTTTATTTCAATCGTCCCACTAATTAATACGCAGGGTACGACAAATAATTTAGTAGGTGTTGTTTATTTGCGCGCTCATTTGGAATCTGTATATCAAAATGTTAATAACATTACCCTTATTTTTGTGGTAGCTGCATTGATTGCGATTACTGTTGGTTTGATTTTAGCAATCTTAATTGCTGGAGCGATTACCCGACCAATTGAAGAAATGCGACAGAGGACGATGCAAATTGCTCGAGGTGATTATTCAGGTCACGTTCAAATTTATGGTGACGATGAATTAGGTCAATTGGCTGAGGCAGTTAATAATCTTTCTGTTCGAGTTGAAGAGGCGCAAGAGTCTACTGAATCAGAGCGGCGAAGATTAGACTCAGTATTGGGTTATATGACTGATGGTGTTATTGCAGCTGATCGTCGTGGCAAAATAACAATTGTTAATGAGATGGCAACGGATTTTCTAGATGTCAATGCCGATCAAGTAATAGGTCAGTCTATTTTGGATGTTTTAAAGTTACGTGATAAATACAATTTGCGAGACTTATTTGAAAATCAAGAACAAGAAGTATTAGATCTTTCTGAAGAAGGAAAAGATCTTATTTTGCATGCATCATTTGCTTTGATTCAACGTGAGTCTGGGTTTATTAGTGGATTGGTTTGTGTGTTACATGATGTTACTGAACAGCAAAAGATTGATGAAGATCGAAAGCAATTTGTTTCCAATGTTTCACACGAATTACGTACACCTTTAACTAGCATGAAGAGCTACATTGAAGCGCTTGTTGATGGTGCTTGGAAAGATCCTGAAGTTGCTCCTAATTTTTTGAAAGTTACGCAAGATGAAACCGATCGAATGATGCGAATGATTAATGACTTACTGAATTTATCACGTATGGATTCAGGTACCGCTAAGTTAGATTTGGAGTTTGTTAACCTAAATGAATTATTTAGTCATATTTTAGATCGCTTCGATATGATTCTAAAGAGTAGCGATAAGCCGGAGAAAATGTATTCAATTAAGCGTGACTTTACTAAGCGCGATATTTGGGTTGAAGTAGATACGGATAAGATTCAACAGGTTCTTGATAATATAATGAATAACGCAATCAAGTATTCTCCCGATGGTGGTGTCATAACATGTCGACTCCTTGAAACCCATAATCACGTTATTTTGAGTATTTCAGATCAAGGACTTGGAATACCAAAGGATGCCTTGCCACACGTATTTGATCGATTCTACCGTGTTGATAAGGCACGTTCTCGTGCTCAGGGAGGAACCGGTTTAGGGCTAGCTATTTCAAAAGAGGTTATTCAGATGCATGGTGGTAGAATCTGGGTTGAGAGTAAAGAAGAGGTTGGATCTACCTTCTATATTTCATTACCATATGAACCGTTTGAGGAAGGGGATGCTTGGGAATGA
- the yycF gene encoding response regulator YycF, which translates to MPKILVVDDEKPISDIVKFNLTKEGYDVVTAYDGEEALALVESEKPDLILLDLMLPKIDGLEVARQVRAKHNIPIIMVTAKDSELDKVVGLELGADDYVTKPFSNRELVARVKANLRRQDQLQTEQTENNNLKIGPLLINADSYSVTRDGNQLDLTHREFELLHYLAKHIGQVMTREHLLQTVWGYDYFGDVRTVDVTVRRLREKIEETPGNPQILVTRRGVGYYLRNPDNA; encoded by the coding sequence ATGCCAAAGATTTTAGTAGTAGATGATGAAAAACCTATTTCAGATATTGTTAAATTTAATTTAACCAAAGAAGGTTATGATGTTGTGACCGCTTACGATGGTGAAGAAGCGCTCGCTTTAGTTGAAAGTGAAAAACCAGATTTGATTTTATTAGATTTAATGTTACCTAAAATAGATGGGCTTGAGGTTGCTCGTCAGGTTCGAGCAAAACATAACATTCCAATCATTATGGTAACGGCAAAGGATTCAGAATTAGATAAAGTTGTTGGACTGGAACTCGGTGCCGATGATTACGTTACTAAACCATTTTCAAATCGTGAACTGGTTGCTCGAGTAAAGGCCAATTTACGTCGCCAAGACCAACTGCAAACTGAGCAAACTGAAAATAACAATTTGAAAATTGGCCCATTATTAATCAACGCCGATTCGTATTCTGTTACGCGGGATGGCAACCAATTAGATTTAACGCATCGTGAGTTTGAGTTATTGCATTATTTGGCAAAACATATTGGTCAAGTAATGACACGAGAGCATCTACTTCAGACTGTGTGGGGATATGATTATTTTGGTGATGTTCGTACAGTCGATGTTACGGTTCGAAGATTACGTGAAAAAATTGAAGAGACACCAGGTAATCCCCAAATCTTGGTCACACGACGTGGAGTTGGTTATTACCTAAGAAACCCTGATAATGCTTAA
- a CDS encoding M1 family metallopeptidase: MAEIKRFFETFQPEHYDVFLDINRQSKLIKGKTTIEGVAASASISIHQKYLDVTSVKANGTNVPFELDGNNDELKVTLESTGKTQLTIEYSAPLTDSMMGIYPSYYEVDGVKKQIIGTQFETNFARQAFPSIDEPEAKATFDLAIKFDEQPGETVLSNMPEVRVENGVHYFDTTVRMSTYLIAFAFGDLQSKHAKTKSGVEVGVYATKAHKANELDFAVDIAKRSIEFYEDFYQTPYPLPHSWQLALPDFSAGAMENWGLVTYREAYLLLDPENTSLDTKQLVATVIAHELAHQWFGDLVTMKWWDDLWLNESFANMMEYVAIDAIEPSWHIWELFQTSEAAAALQRDATDGVQSVHVQVSNPAEIDALFDSAIVYAKGSRMLVMVRSLIGDQALQKGLKAYFKAHKYGNATGADLWKALGDASGLDVGSIMNSWLEQPGYPVVSAQVENGQLKLTQQQFFIGDGKEVGREWQIPLNSNYAIAPKILKDKTVTLGNYADLRSENGTPFQVNVGNESHFIVKYDDELLNDILNNISTLNPIAQLQLLQDLRLLAEGRQISYASVVPLLSKFADSKSNVVNAALYRVANNLKKFVSANSDEEKELKALFNQLSVKQVERLGWIPTENESNDDQLTRPYVLNAALYAENSDAIAAAHKLFTANNNNLASLPADIRVYVLVNEVKNFGTSDLFESLLSEYRKTSDASFKSDISSALTSTKDPELIATLITKFEDAGTIKPQDLRSWFRGTLANEYGEQAAWDWIRNDWQWLEDTVGGDMEFTTFITVITGIFNTSKRLAEFKAFFEPRLNVPGLTREITMDIRVIESRVALVEAEKQAVNAAIRRITAK; this comes from the coding sequence ATGGCAGAGATTAAAAGATTTTTTGAGACATTTCAACCAGAACACTATGACGTTTTTTTGGATATTAATCGCCAATCCAAGTTGATTAAGGGAAAAACAACAATTGAAGGAGTCGCAGCATCGGCTTCGATTAGTATTCATCAAAAATATTTAGATGTAACATCAGTTAAGGCAAATGGGACTAATGTTCCTTTTGAACTAGATGGAAATAATGATGAACTTAAAGTCACTCTTGAAAGCACCGGGAAAACACAATTAACGATCGAGTACAGCGCACCACTCACTGATAGCATGATGGGCATTTACCCTTCATATTACGAAGTTGATGGTGTGAAGAAGCAAATTATTGGAACGCAATTTGAAACTAACTTTGCTCGACAAGCCTTTCCAAGCATCGATGAACCCGAAGCAAAGGCAACTTTTGATTTAGCAATTAAGTTTGATGAACAACCTGGGGAAACTGTTTTAAGTAATATGCCCGAAGTGCGAGTTGAGAATGGTGTTCATTATTTTGATACAACCGTGCGTATGTCAACTTACCTTATTGCGTTCGCGTTTGGGGATTTGCAAAGTAAGCATGCAAAAACTAAAAGTGGAGTTGAGGTCGGTGTTTATGCTACTAAAGCCCATAAAGCAAATGAACTTGATTTCGCGGTAGATATTGCTAAAAGATCTATTGAATTCTACGAAGATTTCTATCAGACACCATATCCACTACCACATTCATGGCAGTTAGCATTACCTGATTTTTCTGCTGGGGCAATGGAGAATTGGGGACTTGTCACATATCGTGAAGCATACTTACTTTTAGATCCAGAAAACACATCTTTAGATACAAAACAGTTAGTTGCAACTGTGATTGCACATGAATTGGCACACCAATGGTTCGGCGACCTGGTAACTATGAAGTGGTGGGATGATTTATGGCTAAACGAAAGCTTTGCTAACATGATGGAATATGTAGCAATCGATGCAATCGAACCAAGTTGGCACATTTGGGAATTATTCCAAACGTCAGAAGCTGCAGCGGCTCTACAGCGTGATGCAACTGATGGTGTTCAATCTGTCCATGTTCAGGTTTCCAATCCAGCCGAAATTGATGCGTTGTTCGATAGTGCAATCGTGTACGCTAAAGGTTCAAGAATGCTGGTTATGGTTCGCTCCTTAATCGGTGATCAAGCTCTTCAAAAGGGACTTAAGGCCTATTTTAAAGCGCATAAATATGGGAACGCTACTGGCGCTGATTTATGGAAAGCACTTGGAGATGCTTCTGGCCTCGATGTAGGCTCAATTATGAATTCATGGTTGGAACAACCCGGCTATCCAGTAGTAAGTGCTCAAGTTGAAAATGGTCAATTAAAATTAACTCAACAACAATTCTTTATTGGTGATGGGAAAGAAGTGGGACGTGAATGGCAAATTCCACTTAACAGTAATTATGCAATTGCACCAAAGATTTTGAAGGATAAAACTGTAACGCTTGGAAATTACGCTGATTTACGTTCTGAAAATGGAACTCCTTTTCAAGTTAATGTGGGAAATGAATCACATTTCATTGTTAAATATGATGATGAACTTCTAAATGATATTTTAAATAATATCAGTACTTTAAATCCAATTGCTCAATTGCAACTATTGCAGGATCTACGACTATTAGCTGAAGGACGTCAAATTTCGTATGCAAGCGTAGTGCCATTGTTATCAAAATTTGCAGACAGTAAATCAAATGTGGTTAATGCTGCATTGTATAGAGTTGCAAATAACCTGAAAAAGTTTGTTTCGGCAAATTCAGATGAAGAAAAAGAATTAAAGGCATTATTTAATCAACTAAGTGTTAAACAGGTTGAACGTTTGGGATGGATACCAACTGAAAACGAATCAAACGATGATCAGTTAACACGGCCGTATGTCCTAAATGCAGCGTTGTATGCTGAAAATTCTGACGCAATTGCTGCAGCTCATAAGTTGTTCACCGCTAACAACAATAATCTAGCAAGTTTACCTGCTGATATTCGCGTATATGTTTTGGTCAACGAAGTTAAAAACTTTGGTACGTCCGATTTGTTTGAGAGTTTGTTATCAGAATACAGAAAGACTTCTGATGCAAGCTTTAAATCTGATATAAGTAGCGCTTTGACAAGTACTAAGGATCCTGAATTGATTGCAACTTTAATTACTAAATTCGAGGATGCTGGCACAATTAAACCACAGGATTTAAGATCATGGTTTAGAGGTACACTAGCTAATGAATATGGTGAACAAGCTGCTTGGGACTGGATTCGAAATGATTGGCAATGGTTGGAAGATACAGTTGGTGGTGATATGGAATTTACAACTTTCATTACGGTTATCACTGGTATTTTTAACACCTCAAAACGCCTTGCCGAATTCAAAGCATTCTTTGAACCTAGATTGAATGTACCAGGATTAACCCGTGAAATCACAATGGATATTCGCGTAATTGAAAGCCGAGTAGCCCTTGTAGAGGCAGAAAAACAGGCTGTTAATGCTGCGATTCGACGGATAACCGCAAAATAA